The Carassius carassius chromosome 9, fCarCar2.1, whole genome shotgun sequence genome includes a region encoding these proteins:
- the LOC132149240 gene encoding ATP-dependent Clp protease proteolytic subunit, mitochondrial-like gives MLLRRVLQCGVSALKVSRSIHQSAPWRSLLIPMVVEQTGRGERAYDIYSRLLRERIICVMGPIDDSVASLVIAQLLFLQSESNNKPIHMYINSPGGVITAGLAIYDTMQYILNPISTWCVGQAASMGSLLLAAGTAGMRHSLPNARIMVHQPSGGASGQATDIAIQAEEILKLKRQINNIYSKHTGQPLKTLESVMERDRYMSPIEAQDFGIIDKVLVHPPQAGQDEPELIQKEPTSLSGASSSPQPQASEPGQPGSNPPSSYKPEP, from the exons ATGCTGTTACGC AGAGTCTTACAATGTGGTGTTTCTGCACTCAAAGTCAGTCGATCCATTCATCAGAGTGCGCCATGGAGAAGTCTTCTCATCCCTATGGTCGTGGAGCAGACG GGCCGAGGAGAGCGTGCATATGACATCTACTCAAGGCTGCTACGAGAGAGAATCATTTGTGTTATGGGTCCA ATCGATGACTCTGTAGCTTCTCTGGTTATCGCTCAGCTGCTCTTTCTCCAGTCTGAGAGCAACAACAAGCCTATTCACATGTACATCAACAGTCCTG gtGGTGTGATTACAGCTGGACTTGCGATCTATGACACTATGCAGTACATCTTAAATCCCATCTCAACCTGGTGTGTGGGTCAGGCCGCCAGTATGGGGAGCCTGCTTCTGGCCGCAGGAACCGCAGGAATGAGACATTCCCTGCCCAATGCCCGGATCATGGTGCACCAGCCCTCCGGAGGAGCAAGT GGGCAAGCAACAGACATTGCCATCCAGGCTGAGGAGATTCTTAAACTTAAAAGACAGATCAACAACATCTATAGCAaacacacagggcagcctttgaAGACTTTAG AGAGTGTGATGGAGAGAGACCGGTACATGAGCCCAATAGAAGCGCAGGATTTCGGGATCATTGATAAGGTCCTGGTTCATCCACCACAGGCTGGACAGGATGAGCCAGAACTTATTCAAAAAGAGCCAACCAGCCTTTCAGGTGCCTCCAGTTCCCCTCAACCTCAAGCATCTGAGCCGGGCCAGCCTGGCAGCAACCCTCCCTCCTCATACAAACCTGAACCCTAA
- the LOC132149241 gene encoding guanine nucleotide-binding protein G(I)/G(S)/G(O) subunit gamma-5-like — translation MSNNSASGLVSLQKSVKQLRKEAGIRRIKVSQAAEDLKKFCLDNAQKDPLLMGVPSSDNPFRPPKSCALL, via the exons ATGTCGAACAACAGCGCAAGCGGTTTGGTGAGCCTGCAGAAGAGCGTCAAGCAGCTGAGAAAAGAAGCAGGAATCCGCAGAATTAAG GTTTCTCAAGCAGCGGAAGATCTGAAGAAGTTCTGCTTGGACAATGCCCAAAAGGACCCTCTCCTCATGGGGGTGCCATCAAGCGACAACCCCTTTCGACCACCCAAATCATGTGCGCTCTTATGA